One stretch of Pararhizobium qamdonense DNA includes these proteins:
- the fliN gene encoding flagellar motor switch protein FliN — protein MAPKKAPIEDQAILSGGDAELDQAIDDLRGVLQSDATGTVPATDFGMDFAATSAAGEMSDFGSSFSAETDLSSFGGDFSANSFADLDQASAAPAFDAGSFGAKAFGGDAFEDQAAGEPGSGMTANLDLIMDIPIDVQIVLGTSRMQVSGLMNLTEGATIALDRRIGEPVEIVVNGRVIGRGEITVLDEDETRFGVKLIEIKGTSKV, from the coding sequence ATGGCACCGAAGAAAGCACCAATAGAAGACCAGGCGATCTTAAGCGGCGGCGATGCCGAGCTTGATCAGGCCATCGACGATCTGCGTGGCGTCCTGCAAAGCGATGCCACGGGGACAGTGCCAGCTACCGATTTCGGCATGGATTTCGCGGCAACCTCGGCAGCCGGGGAAATGTCGGATTTCGGCAGCTCCTTTTCAGCCGAAACCGATCTGAGCAGCTTCGGCGGCGATTTTAGCGCCAACAGCTTTGCCGACCTTGACCAGGCGTCTGCGGCACCTGCCTTCGACGCCGGTTCGTTCGGGGCAAAAGCATTCGGCGGCGACGCGTTCGAAGATCAGGCCGCCGGTGAACCCGGCAGCGGCATGACGGCCAATCTCGATCTGATCATGGATATCCCGATCGATGTCCAGATCGTTCTCGGCACCAGCCGCATGCAGGTCTCCGGCCTGATGAACCTGACGGAAGGTGCGACGATCGCGCTCGACCGCCGGATCGGCGAACCGGTGGAGATCGTCGTCAACGGCCGGGTGATCGGCCGTGGCGAAATCACCGTTCTCGACGAAGATGAAACGCGTTTCGGTGTGAAACTCATCGAAATCAAGGGTACCAGTAAAGTTTGA
- the fliG gene encoding flagellar motor switch protein FliG: protein MMDFDNFEASAPTRPLTQMDKAAAVLLAMGKPIAGKLLKFFTQSELQGIIASAQSLRSIPPHELEILVNEFEDLFTEGAGLMDNAKAIEGILEEGLTPDEVDGLLGRRTAFAAYEANIWDRLQDSDPIFVAQSLGKEHAQTIAYVLSMMPSTFGAKVLLQLPESNRADIINRAVNMKSVSPKAAQIIEARVVEMMREMDAEKNSVGSIKIAEVMNELEKTQVETLLASLESISTESVKKVRPKIFLFDDVLYMPQRSRVQLFNDVSGDIITMALRGSGMELRESVLASIGARQRRMIESDLAAGDVGINPRDIAIARRSITQEAIRLAASGQIELKEKEAVAA, encoded by the coding sequence ATGATGGATTTCGACAATTTCGAGGCTTCGGCGCCCACAAGGCCCCTCACCCAAATGGACAAGGCGGCTGCGGTTCTCCTTGCTATGGGCAAGCCGATTGCCGGCAAGTTGTTGAAATTCTTCACGCAGAGCGAATTGCAGGGCATTATCGCCTCGGCCCAGTCGCTCCGCTCCATTCCCCCGCACGAGCTGGAAATCCTGGTCAACGAGTTCGAGGACCTGTTCACCGAAGGTGCCGGCCTGATGGACAATGCCAAGGCTATCGAGGGTATCCTCGAAGAAGGCCTGACGCCGGACGAGGTTGACGGCCTGCTTGGCCGCCGCACCGCGTTTGCCGCCTATGAGGCCAATATCTGGGACCGGCTGCAGGATTCCGACCCGATTTTCGTCGCCCAGAGCCTGGGCAAGGAACATGCGCAGACAATCGCCTATGTGCTGTCGATGATGCCATCGACCTTTGGCGCCAAGGTCCTGCTGCAGTTGCCGGAAAGCAACCGCGCCGACATCATCAACCGCGCCGTCAACATGAAGAGCGTCAGCCCCAAGGCCGCGCAGATCATCGAGGCCCGCGTGGTCGAGATGATGCGCGAGATGGATGCGGAGAAGAACTCGGTCGGCTCGATCAAGATCGCCGAGGTCATGAACGAACTGGAAAAGACCCAGGTCGAGACGCTGCTTGCCTCGCTGGAATCGATCAGCACCGAATCGGTCAAGAAGGTCCGCCCGAAGATCTTCCTGTTCGACGACGTTCTCTACATGCCGCAGCGCAGCCGCGTTCAGCTGTTCAACGACGTCTCGGGCGACATCATCACCATGGCGTTGCGCGGATCCGGCATGGAACTGCGCGAATCGGTTCTCGCCTCGATCGGCGCGCGTCAGCGCCGCATGATCGAATCGGATCTTGCTGCCGGCGATGTCGGCATCAATCCGCGCGATATTGCCATTGCCCGCCGCTCGATCACCCAGGAAGCCATCCGGCTTGCCGCAAGCGGCCAGATCGAACTGAAGGAAAAGGAAGCCGTGGCCGCCTGA
- the flhB gene encoding flagellar biosynthesis protein FlhB, with translation MSDDQDKDSKTESPTEKKMTDAMEKGNTPFSREVTMFASVVAIYIFVVFFLPTGFATVAESLKDIFEQPEAWRINTSTDVVALISHLFWKAGTLLIPFFVLLIVFGIGSSILQNLPSPVLDRVAPKMNRISPVGGFKRIYGIQGIVEFAKAFAKVAVVSLIIVLVLWNDYYATLDSMFSDPLTIFATMSKDFNQIMIVILIATAVIAIADFFWTRHHWYTELMMTKQEVKEELKQSQGDPIIRARLRSIARDRARRRMITAVPRATLVIANPTHYAVALRYVREEGDAPVVVAKGQDLVALKIREMAEQNGIPVFEDPPLARSMFAQVSVDSVIPPVFYKAVAELIHRIYATQPKRMT, from the coding sequence ATGTCGGACGATCAGGACAAAGACAGCAAAACCGAATCGCCGACCGAGAAGAAAATGACCGACGCCATGGAGAAGGGCAACACGCCCTTTTCGCGCGAAGTCACCATGTTCGCCTCAGTCGTCGCCATCTATATTTTCGTGGTTTTCTTCCTGCCGACTGGCTTTGCCACGGTCGCTGAATCGCTGAAGGATATTTTCGAGCAACCGGAGGCCTGGCGCATCAATACATCGACCGATGTGGTCGCGCTGATATCACACCTCTTCTGGAAGGCTGGCACGCTGCTCATTCCGTTTTTCGTGCTGCTGATCGTCTTCGGGATCGGATCGTCCATCCTGCAGAACCTGCCGAGCCCGGTGCTGGACCGGGTCGCGCCGAAAATGAACCGGATTTCGCCGGTCGGCGGGTTCAAGCGCATCTACGGCATCCAGGGCATCGTCGAGTTCGCCAAGGCTTTTGCCAAGGTGGCCGTCGTGTCGCTGATCATCGTGCTGGTGCTCTGGAACGATTATTACGCCACGCTTGATTCGATGTTTTCAGACCCTTTGACGATCTTTGCGACGATGTCGAAGGACTTCAACCAGATCATGATCGTCATCCTGATCGCGACGGCCGTCATTGCCATCGCCGATTTTTTCTGGACGCGGCATCATTGGTATACCGAGCTGATGATGACGAAGCAGGAGGTCAAGGAAGAACTCAAACAGTCCCAGGGCGACCCGATCATCCGTGCAAGATTGCGTTCCATTGCGCGCGACAGGGCCCGCAGGCGCATGATTACTGCGGTTCCGCGCGCCACGCTCGTGATTGCAAACCCGACGCACTATGCCGTTGCGCTGCGTTATGTGCGCGAAGAAGGCGATGCACCTGTGGTCGTTGCCAAGGGGCAGGACCTTGTCGCGCTGAAGATTCGCGAGATGGCGGAGCAAAACGGCATTCCCGTTTTCGAAGACCCGCCGCTTGCACGCTCAATGTTTGCGCAAGTCTCGGTGGATAGTGTGATTCCACCGGTGTTTTACAAGGCAGTCGCCGAACTCATTCACCGGATCTATGCAACGCAGCCGAAACGGATGACGTGA
- the motA gene encoding flagellar motor stator protein MotA translates to MNIIIGLLLTLGCILGGFIAMGGHMEVLNQPFELVIIGGAGIGGYIMANSMKVLKDTGKALGEAFTHKIPKERNYLDTLGVLYSLMRDLRTKSRNEIESHIDNPDESSIFQSAPTVLKNKELTAFICDYVRLIIIGNARSHEIEALMDEEINTITHDKMKPYHALTTMSDAFPAIGIVAAVLGVIKAMGAISESPEVLGGKIAAALVGTMLGIFLSYCIASPVIANIKAVRDKQNRLYIIVKQTLLAYMNGSVPQVALEYGRKTISAYERPSIDAVEQEMMNPGGGGESKAA, encoded by the coding sequence CATCATCGGGCTCCTCTTGACATTGGGCTGTATCCTTGGCGGCTTCATTGCCATGGGCGGCCACATGGAGGTTCTGAATCAGCCCTTCGAGCTTGTCATCATCGGCGGCGCGGGGATCGGCGGCTACATCATGGCCAATTCGATGAAGGTTCTGAAGGATACCGGCAAGGCGCTCGGCGAGGCCTTCACCCATAAGATTCCGAAGGAACGCAATTATCTCGACACGCTGGGCGTTCTCTACAGCCTGATGCGCGACCTGCGCACCAAGTCGCGCAACGAGATCGAAAGCCATATCGACAATCCCGATGAATCCTCGATCTTCCAGTCGGCCCCGACCGTCCTGAAGAACAAGGAACTGACAGCCTTCATCTGCGATTACGTCCGCCTCATCATCATCGGCAATGCCCGCTCCCACGAGATCGAGGCGCTGATGGACGAGGAGATCAACACGATCACCCACGACAAGATGAAGCCCTATCACGCGCTGACGACCATGAGCGACGCCTTCCCGGCCATCGGCATCGTCGCCGCCGTTCTCGGCGTCATCAAGGCCATGGGCGCCATCTCGGAATCGCCGGAAGTTCTCGGCGGCAAGATCGCCGCTGCCCTCGTCGGCACCATGCTCGGCATCTTCCTCTCCTACTGTATCGCCAGCCCGGTGATCGCCAATATCAAGGCCGTTCGCGACAAGCAGAACCGCCTCTACATCATCGTCAAGCAGACGCTGCTTGCCTATATGAACGGCTCGGTTCCCCAGGTTGCGCTCGAATACGGCCGCAAGACCATCTCGGCCTATGAGCGTCCGTCGATCGACGCGGTCGAGCAGGAAATGATGAACCCCGGTGGTGGCGGCGAAAGCAAGGCGGCCTGA
- the visR gene encoding transcriptional regulator VisR, which yields MTYFLPHPRPGDDPKTGRLQARASKAATLVARLQTMQKQVNAKNFAVLRLNGNGLPATRKLSCVLDNWGAGSEAAAHELVSAYGGEMLAHLDASLLPLLWNGTGEHQAAETPDFARFTQRLSARILPYSGMALPVRLGAQGNGYVVFMGSYIDVASEVIIDLHGRSCQVMTDLLAADERRMLPSESLSDREIGCLQMAGDGYISEEIAEKMGLSVHTVNAYLGAATTKLDSVNRIQAIAKAIRLGYIS from the coding sequence ATGACCTATTTCCTCCCGCATCCGCGCCCAGGCGACGATCCAAAGACCGGCAGGCTGCAGGCGCGGGCGTCAAAGGCAGCAACGCTCGTGGCGCGGCTGCAGACGATGCAAAAGCAGGTCAACGCCAAGAATTTCGCCGTGCTGCGGCTGAACGGAAACGGCCTTCCGGCAACCCGCAAGCTCAGCTGCGTCCTCGACAATTGGGGTGCGGGCAGCGAGGCTGCGGCCCATGAGCTGGTGTCGGCCTATGGTGGCGAGATGCTGGCGCATCTCGATGCGTCCCTGCTTCCGCTTCTGTGGAACGGCACGGGCGAGCATCAGGCGGCGGAAACGCCGGATTTTGCCCGCTTCACCCAGCGGCTTTCCGCCCGCATCCTGCCCTATTCCGGCATGGCCCTGCCTGTCCGGCTCGGCGCCCAGGGCAATGGCTATGTTGTCTTCATGGGCAGCTATATCGATGTGGCGAGCGAGGTGATCATCGATCTGCATGGGCGCAGCTGCCAGGTCATGACCGATCTTCTGGCCGCCGACGAACGGCGCATGCTGCCGTCGGAATCCTTGAGCGACCGTGAGATCGGCTGCCTGCAAATGGCCGGCGACGGCTATATCAGCGAGGAAATCGCCGAGAAGATGGGGCTGTCGGTTCATACGGTCAACGCCTATCTCGGGGCCGCGACAACCAAGCTGGATTCGGTCAACAGAATCCAGGCGATCGCCAAGGCCATTCGTCTCGGTTATATCAGCTGA
- a CDS encoding FliM/FliN family flagellar motor switch protein, with the protein MTSPTNNNVYTFDRKLLARMTGALGDNKTIGKLCSDLGHVFAEFLPDIFQNETGLDIDIGYAGFDTGLKSELIANLGNGVALCDTSLRNWCPDFVISCDSPVIITLMEILLGAPSNAIEEPKPRSLSNIELDVATMIFEKIADVLKSAVSVAGSFEPVAGRPYNASQRPAPDPDVADVYVACINVTMGLGPVLSTFSIIVPQQTLLKTAVVFPKGMGQGRKAKGAWGEQLEQQVRRSTVCLEARIKLQSLTLDSISRLQPGDVIPFLDTKDVRVEINANGRDLYICEFGRSGAKYTVRVKDTHGSESDILHHLMS; encoded by the coding sequence ATGACCTCACCGACCAACAACAACGTCTACACGTTCGACCGCAAGCTTCTTGCTCGCATGACCGGAGCGCTTGGCGACAACAAGACGATCGGCAAGCTGTGCAGCGATCTCGGCCATGTGTTTGCCGAATTCTTGCCCGACATCTTCCAGAACGAGACCGGGCTGGATATCGACATCGGCTATGCCGGCTTCGATACCGGCCTGAAGAGCGAACTGATCGCCAATCTCGGCAATGGTGTTGCGCTGTGCGATACGTCGCTGCGCAACTGGTGCCCCGATTTCGTCATCAGCTGCGACAGCCCTGTCATCATCACGCTGATGGAAATCCTTTTGGGTGCGCCGTCCAATGCCATCGAGGAGCCGAAGCCCCGGTCGCTGTCGAATATCGAACTCGACGTGGCCACGATGATCTTCGAAAAGATCGCCGATGTGTTGAAATCCGCAGTGAGCGTGGCCGGCAGTTTCGAGCCTGTCGCCGGGCGTCCCTACAATGCCAGCCAGCGCCCGGCGCCGGACCCGGATGTGGCCGACGTCTACGTCGCCTGCATCAATGTGACGATGGGTCTGGGGCCGGTGCTCTCGACCTTCTCGATCATCGTGCCGCAGCAGACGCTTTTGAAGACCGCCGTCGTGTTTCCGAAGGGCATGGGCCAGGGCCGCAAGGCCAAGGGCGCCTGGGGCGAACAGCTTGAGCAGCAGGTCCGCCGCTCGACGGTCTGCCTTGAAGCGCGCATCAAGCTGCAGAGCCTGACGCTGGACAGCATCAGCCGCCTTCAGCCCGGCGATGTCATTCCGTTTCTCGATACCAAGGATGTGCGCGTCGAGATCAACGCCAACGGCCGCGACCTCTATATCTGCGAATTCGGGCGGTCCGGCGCAAAATACACCGTGCGGGTCAAGGATACGCACGGTTCGGAGAGCGACATTCTCCACCACCTGATGAGTTAA
- the visN gene encoding transcriptional regulator VisN, which translates to MDALQKDVTAWSLPGSVMRGAGRAPSKEQLIRRLGEFAERGNLSKGLAALTDYVGATHYLLARYDLSQDEGLDFVVCSDWPFDVVKRLGKVMSQLHSKTNEMEKCLSVMQPVFMSLPDDIDISRGISREYCAITFNVGRARLSLMLLFPQDVILSQESLRDVGLLTGYFASFTTERGARTDRDFELTERELECLFWIAEGKTSDEIAVILGISRNTINNYITSVMRKTATKTRSEAIAYAVRNNLV; encoded by the coding sequence ATGGATGCTCTACAGAAAGACGTTACGGCTTGGTCATTGCCAGGATCGGTCATGCGCGGCGCCGGGCGGGCTCCTTCCAAGGAGCAGCTCATTCGCAGGCTGGGCGAATTTGCCGAGCGCGGCAATCTGAGCAAGGGGCTTGCAGCCCTGACGGATTATGTCGGAGCCACCCACTATCTGCTGGCGCGGTATGATCTCTCCCAGGATGAAGGTCTGGATTTCGTCGTATGTTCGGACTGGCCGTTCGATGTCGTCAAGCGGCTCGGCAAGGTGATGTCGCAGCTCCACTCAAAGACCAACGAGATGGAGAAATGCCTGTCGGTGATGCAGCCGGTGTTCATGAGCCTACCCGACGATATCGACATCAGCCGTGGCATCAGCCGCGAATATTGCGCCATCACCTTCAATGTCGGGCGTGCCCGGCTGTCCTTGATGCTGCTCTTCCCGCAGGATGTGATCCTGTCGCAGGAAAGCCTGCGGGATGTCGGCCTGCTCACCGGTTATTTTGCCAGCTTCACCACCGAACGCGGCGCGCGCACCGATCGTGATTTCGAGCTGACGGAACGCGAGCTCGAATGCCTGTTCTGGATTGCCGAAGGCAAGACCAGCGACGAAATCGCCGTCATCCTCGGGATCTCGCGCAACACGATCAACAACTACATCACCAGCGTGATGCGCAAGACGGCGACGAAGACACGCTCCGAAGCCATTGCTTACGCCGTTCGCAACAATCTCGTCTAG